In Salmonella enterica subsp. enterica serovar Typhimurium str. LT2, a single window of DNA contains:
- the glgP gene encoding glycogen phosphorylase (similar to E. coli glycogen phosphorylase (AAC76453.1); Blastp hit to AAC76453.1 (815 aa), 93% identity in aa 1 - 815) produces MNAPFTYASPTLSVEALKHSIAYKLMFTIGKDPVIANKHEWLNATLFAVRDRLVERWLRSNRAQLSQETRQVYYLSMEFLIGRTLSNALLSLGIYDDVKGALEAMGLDLEELIDEENDPGLGNGGLGRLAACFLDSLATLGLPGRGYGIRYDYGMFKQNIVDGRQKESPDYWLEYGNPWEFKRHNTRYKVLFGGRIQQEGKKARWIETEEILAVAYDQIIPGYDTDATNTLRLWNAQASSEINLGKFNQGDYFAAVEDKNHSENVSRVLYPDDSTYSGRELRLRQEYFLVSATVQDILHRHYQLHKTYENLADKIAIHLNDTHPVLSIPELMRLLIDEHKFSWDDAFEVCCQVFSYTNHTLMSEALETWPVDMLGKILPRHLQIIFEINDYFLKTVQEQYPNDTSLLGRASIIDESNGRRVRMAWLAVVVSHKVNGVSELHSNLMVQSLFADFAKIFPTRFCNVTNGVTPRRWLALANPPLSDVLDENIGRTWRTDLSQLSELKQHCDYPLVNHAVRQAKLENKKRLAVVIAQQLNVVVNPKALFDVQIKRIHEYKRQLMNVLHVITRYNRIKENPEADWVPRVNIFAGKAASAYYMAKHIIHLINDVAKVINNDPQIGDKLKVVFIPNYSVSLAQVIIPAADLSEQISLAGTEASGTSNMKFALNGALTIGTLDGANVEMQEHIGEENIFIFGNTAEEVEALRRQGYKPRDYYEKDEELHQVLTQIGSGVFNPEEPGRYRDLVDSLINFGDHYQVLADYRSYVDCQDKVDELYRRPEEWTTKAMLNIANMGYFSSDRTIKEYAENIWHIDPVRL; encoded by the coding sequence ATGAATGCTCCGTTTACTTATGCATCGCCCACTCTCAGCGTTGAGGCGCTTAAGCATTCTATTGCCTATAAGCTGATGTTTACGATTGGTAAAGACCCGGTCATTGCCAATAAACACGAATGGCTGAACGCCACGTTGTTCGCGGTGCGCGATCGTCTGGTGGAGCGCTGGCTGCGTTCTAATCGAGCCCAATTATCGCAGGAAACCCGGCAGGTTTATTACCTGTCGATGGAGTTTTTGATTGGTCGTACTCTCTCTAACGCGCTGCTCTCGTTGGGCATTTATGACGACGTTAAAGGCGCGCTGGAGGCCATGGGCTTAGATCTCGAAGAGCTGATCGATGAAGAGAATGACCCAGGGCTTGGCAACGGCGGCTTAGGACGGCTGGCGGCTTGCTTCCTGGACTCGCTGGCGACGCTAGGATTACCGGGCCGCGGGTACGGCATTCGCTACGATTACGGCATGTTTAAGCAGAATATTGTCGACGGGCGGCAAAAAGAGTCTCCGGATTACTGGCTGGAATATGGCAACCCGTGGGAGTTCAAGCGCCACAATACGCGCTATAAGGTGCTTTTTGGCGGGCGCATTCAGCAGGAAGGTAAAAAAGCGCGCTGGATTGAGACGGAAGAGATTCTGGCCGTCGCGTATGATCAGATCATCCCCGGTTACGACACCGACGCCACTAACACACTGCGGCTGTGGAATGCGCAGGCCAGTAGTGAAATCAACCTCGGTAAATTCAACCAGGGCGACTACTTTGCGGCGGTGGAAGATAAAAACCACTCTGAGAACGTTTCACGGGTGCTCTATCCGGACGATTCCACCTATTCCGGACGAGAGCTACGCCTGCGCCAGGAGTATTTTCTGGTCTCGGCGACGGTACAGGATATCCTGCACCGTCATTATCAACTGCATAAAACCTATGAGAATCTGGCGGATAAAATCGCCATTCACCTCAATGATACGCATCCGGTGCTGTCAATTCCTGAGCTGATGCGCCTGCTGATTGATGAACATAAATTTAGCTGGGACGACGCGTTTGAGGTGTGCTGTCAGGTCTTCTCTTATACCAACCATACGTTGATGAGCGAGGCGCTGGAGACCTGGCCTGTCGATATGCTGGGGAAAATTCTGCCCCGTCACCTGCAGATTATCTTCGAGATTAACGACTATTTCCTGAAAACGGTGCAGGAGCAATATCCCAACGATACCAGCCTGCTTGGACGCGCGTCGATTATTGATGAGTCGAACGGTCGCCGGGTACGGATGGCCTGGCTGGCGGTGGTGGTCAGCCATAAAGTCAACGGCGTTTCTGAACTCCATTCCAACCTGATGGTGCAGTCGCTGTTCGCGGATTTTGCGAAGATTTTCCCGACCCGTTTTTGTAACGTCACTAACGGCGTTACGCCGCGCCGCTGGCTGGCGCTGGCAAACCCGCCGCTTTCTGACGTGCTGGATGAGAATATTGGTCGTACCTGGCGTACCGATCTTAGCCAGCTCAGCGAGCTGAAGCAGCATTGTGATTATCCGCTGGTCAATCATGCGGTGCGTCAGGCGAAGCTGGAAAATAAAAAACGGCTGGCGGTAGTGATAGCGCAACAACTGAATGTGGTGGTGAACCCTAAAGCGTTATTCGACGTGCAGATTAAGCGTATTCACGAATACAAGCGGCAGTTGATGAATGTACTGCATGTCATTACCCGCTATAACCGCATTAAAGAAAATCCGGAGGCCGACTGGGTGCCGCGGGTGAATATTTTTGCCGGTAAGGCGGCTTCCGCCTATTACATGGCAAAACACATTATTCATCTGATCAACGACGTGGCGAAAGTGATTAACAACGATCCGCAGATTGGCGACAAGCTGAAAGTAGTGTTTATCCCGAACTACAGCGTCAGCCTGGCGCAGGTGATCATTCCCGCTGCCGACCTGTCTGAGCAGATTTCGCTGGCAGGGACAGAAGCTTCCGGCACCAGTAATATGAAATTTGCCCTGAACGGCGCGCTCACCATTGGTACGCTGGATGGCGCGAACGTAGAGATGCAGGAGCATATCGGCGAGGAGAATATCTTTATCTTCGGTAATACTGCCGAAGAGGTGGAAGCGTTGCGCAGGCAGGGTTATAAGCCTCGCGACTATTATGAAAAAGATGAAGAGCTACATCAGGTACTGACGCAGATTGGTAGCGGCGTCTTTAATCCGGAAGAGCCAGGCCGTTACCGCGATCTGGTAGATTCGCTGATTAACTTTGGCGATCACTATCAGGTGCTGGCGGACTACCGCAGCTACGTGGACTGCCAGGATAAGGTGGATGAGTTGTATCGTCGCCCGGAAGAATGGACGACGAAAGCGATGCTCAACATTGCCAATATGGGCTACTTCTCATCGGACAGAACCATCAAAGAGTATGCCGAAAATATCTGGCATATTGATCCGGTGCGGTTGTAG
- a CDS encoding putative dihydrodipicolinate synthetase (similar to E. coli putative lyase/synthase (AAC73371.1); Blastp hit to AAC73371.1 (309 aa), 43% identity in aa 8 - 308) produces the protein MTQITKFHGVFPPVPTIVNAQGELDKVGMATLLDHLIASKVNGVLLLGSGGEFCHMTNALRLETAEFCVRHINRRIPVLLGISSTSTQEVIEYGQHADRLEVDAVLVLNPYYARLTDEYIYHHFKTVANNIKSPVILYNFPALTGQDLSVDLITRLAQDHPNIIGIKDTVDNISHIREIINNVRPVRPDFVIFSGYDEYMMDTLILGGNGGIPATANFAPQLTCGIYRAWCEKEYETMFGLQRRLSALSTIYSLDSPFFGIIKKAIQLSGVDISTHVMPPVLPANEEHISNLKQILQRAGL, from the coding sequence ATGACTCAGATTACGAAATTTCACGGCGTATTTCCGCCAGTTCCGACCATTGTTAATGCGCAGGGAGAGTTAGATAAAGTCGGCATGGCAACCTTGCTGGATCATCTTATTGCAAGCAAGGTCAATGGCGTATTACTGCTGGGCAGTGGAGGGGAATTTTGCCATATGACCAATGCGCTGCGTCTGGAAACCGCAGAGTTTTGCGTCCGTCATATTAACCGCCGTATTCCAGTACTATTAGGTATTAGCAGCACCAGCACGCAGGAAGTGATTGAGTATGGTCAGCATGCCGACCGACTCGAAGTCGATGCCGTGCTGGTACTCAATCCCTACTATGCCAGATTGACCGATGAGTATATTTATCATCATTTCAAAACCGTGGCTAATAACATAAAAAGCCCGGTGATTCTCTACAACTTTCCAGCATTGACGGGACAGGACCTTAGCGTTGATTTAATTACCCGGCTGGCGCAAGATCACCCCAATATTATCGGCATTAAGGATACCGTTGATAATATCAGCCATATTCGTGAAATCATCAATAATGTCAGGCCAGTGCGTCCGGACTTCGTTATTTTCTCCGGCTATGATGAATATATGATGGATACGCTTATCTTAGGCGGCAACGGCGGGATCCCAGCGACAGCGAACTTTGCGCCACAGCTAACCTGCGGGATCTACCGCGCGTGGTGTGAAAAAGAGTATGAGACCATGTTCGGATTACAGCGCAGGCTGTCCGCGCTTTCCACTATTTACAGCCTGGATTCACCTTTCTTCGGGATAATCAAAAAGGCAATTCAGCTTAGCGGAGTCGATATTTCAACTCATGTAATGCCCCCCGTTTTGCCGGCAAATGAAGAACATATTTCGAATTTGAAGCAGATCTTACAGCGTGCGGGACTTTAA
- a CDS encoding putative bacterial transcriptional regulator (similar to E. coli putative regulator (AAC75308.1); Blastp hit to AAC75308.1 (260 aa), 38% identity in aa 4 - 249), with protein sequence MKKITTSIPALDKIMRVFAYLLECDGATFTQIHQNSGIAKSSTSSLLNGMVEHGLLRQEKDKYYLGLRLYELGNKAAEQYDIKKIALPILEEIRDNTGLTCHLGVLEGDAPIYLLKVESPQAIVIRSWEGKRLSLHSSGLGKVLIAWLSGEELEELLPPDQILTRFTDTTITDVNILKQELAGIRRRGWGYDNEEDSLGVRCIAVPVFNTQGKVIAALSVSGVTFQIPDDKRESLATLMMDASRSLTRLMC encoded by the coding sequence ATGAAAAAGATTACGACATCTATTCCGGCTCTCGATAAAATTATGCGCGTATTTGCTTACCTTCTGGAGTGCGATGGCGCAACGTTTACCCAGATCCATCAAAATTCAGGGATTGCGAAAAGCAGTACCTCATCTTTGCTCAACGGCATGGTGGAGCATGGGTTATTACGCCAGGAAAAAGACAAGTATTATCTGGGGCTACGCCTGTATGAATTAGGTAATAAAGCGGCGGAACAGTACGATATTAAAAAAATCGCGTTACCGATTCTTGAAGAGATTCGCGATAACACCGGCCTGACCTGCCATCTTGGCGTTCTGGAGGGCGATGCCCCTATTTACCTTCTGAAAGTCGAAAGCCCACAGGCTATTGTGATTCGAAGCTGGGAGGGCAAGCGCCTCTCATTACATAGCTCAGGGCTGGGAAAGGTGCTGATTGCATGGCTTAGCGGGGAAGAGCTGGAGGAGTTGCTGCCTCCAGATCAGATATTAACGCGTTTTACGGATACGACGATCACGGATGTGAATATCCTTAAGCAGGAGTTAGCAGGAATTCGCCGTCGCGGCTGGGGTTATGATAACGAAGAAGACTCCCTTGGCGTGCGCTGCATTGCGGTGCCGGTATTCAATACGCAGGGGAAAGTGATCGCCGCCCTGAGCGTATCCGGCGTTACGTTCCAGATCCCCGATGATAAACGCGAGTCGCTTGCTACGCTGATGATGGATGCCAGCCGTAGCCTGACGCGTCTGATGTGCTGA